From the genome of Deinococcus sp. AJ005, one region includes:
- a CDS encoding thymidine phosphorylase → MTSSSDSFNTPDLIRKKRDGGQHSHAELQALIGGYTRGEVPDYQISAWLMAVYLKGMTTQETADLTLVMAESGDQMDLGDLPRTVDKHSTGGVGDKTSLILTSMLAALGLTVAKMSGRGLAHTGGTIDKLESFPGWTSELSEERFIAQAHDIGLALVGQSRDLAPADGKLYALRDVTATVDCLPLIASSIMSKKLASGAHTVVLDVKVGAGAFMKTLDDGRALARAMVDIGTHAGRQVRAVLTDMDTPLGHLAGNSLEVQEALATLRGEGPEDLTELCVALAVEALAAYGEDETAAEARARATLHDGSALAKFRTFVEAQGGNPVLVDDPSLLDVAPGRAEITAPSAGFVERIDALSVGRAVLALGGGRERKGEAIDHGVGVELVRKPGEAVTAGDVVLRLYHRDGRGLDVAQRLLTEGLSIADSAPEAEKLILDRVF, encoded by the coding sequence ATGACTTCCTCCTCTGACTCTTTTAACACTCCAGACCTGATCCGCAAGAAACGCGACGGCGGCCAGCATTCCCACGCCGAACTACAAGCCCTGATCGGCGGCTACACGCGCGGCGAGGTGCCCGACTATCAGATCAGCGCGTGGCTGATGGCGGTGTACCTGAAAGGCATGACCACGCAGGAAACGGCAGACCTGACGCTGGTGATGGCCGAGAGCGGAGACCAGATGGACCTGGGAGACCTGCCGCGCACCGTGGACAAGCACAGCACCGGGGGCGTGGGCGACAAGACCAGCCTGATCCTGACCTCCATGCTGGCGGCGCTGGGCCTGACGGTGGCCAAGATGAGCGGGCGCGGGCTGGCGCACACGGGCGGCACCATCGACAAGCTCGAGAGCTTTCCCGGCTGGACCTCCGAACTGTCCGAGGAGCGGTTTATCGCGCAGGCGCACGACATCGGGCTGGCACTGGTGGGGCAGAGCAGGGATCTGGCCCCTGCTGACGGCAAGCTGTACGCCCTGCGCGACGTGACGGCCACGGTGGACTGCCTGCCGCTGATCGCCAGCAGCATCATGAGCAAGAAACTGGCCTCCGGGGCGCATACGGTGGTGCTGGACGTGAAGGTGGGCGCGGGCGCGTTCATGAAAACCCTGGACGACGGGCGTGCGCTGGCCCGCGCGATGGTGGACATTGGCACCCATGCGGGGCGGCAGGTGCGCGCCGTATTGACCGACATGGACACCCCACTGGGCCATCTGGCGGGCAACAGCCTGGAGGTGCAGGAAGCGCTGGCGACCCTGCGCGGTGAGGGGCCGGAAGACCTGACCGAGTTGTGCGTGGCCCTGGCCGTGGAAGCGCTGGCCGCTTACGGTGAGGACGAAACAGCGGCTGAAGCCCGCGCCCGCGCCACCCTGCACGACGGCTCGGCGCTGGCGAAGTTCCGCACCTTCGTGGAAGCGCAGGGCGGCAATCCGGTGCTGGTGGACGATCCCAGCCTGCTGGATGTGGCCCCCGGACGCGCCGAGATCACCGCGCCCAGTGCCGGATTCGTGGAGCGCATCGATGCCCTGAGCGTGGGCCGCGCCGTGCTGGCCCTGGGCGGCGGACGCGAACGCAAGGGCGAGGCCATCGACCACGGCGTCGGCGTGGAACTGGTGCGCAAGCCGGGCGAGGCGGTGACGGCAGGCGACGTGGTGCTGCGCCTGTATCACCGGGATGGACGCGGCCTAGACGTGGCCCAGCGCCTGCT
- a CDS encoding ChpI protein, protein MKTAISLADALYRRAEQFAQGQRLSRSELYARALEEFLERNEGQTVTAQLNAVYANEDSSLSPALAELGFEALRRQNAE, encoded by the coding sequence ATGAAAACGGCTATTTCTCTGGCAGACGCCCTGTACCGGCGGGCTGAACAATTCGCACAGGGGCAGCGGCTTTCCAGAAGTGAGCTGTATGCCCGTGCGCTTGAAGAATTTCTGGAACGCAACGAGGGGCAGACGGTAACGGCCCAGCTCAACGCTGTTTATGCCAATGAGGACAGCAGCCTTTCACCCGCCCTGGCAGAACTGGGTTTTGAGGCGCTGCGACGGCAGAACGCAGAGTGA
- a CDS encoding type II toxin-antitoxin system PemK/MazF family toxin yields the protein MKRGEVWDIEYPLTQRQNAEAYGHGPVVVVSADDFNASAIQTVLVAVLTSNIRLQAAPGNVLLLADEHNGLAQDSVLNVSQVLVVDKTRLERCRGQLNRISLDLLDMGLKLVFALK from the coding sequence GTGAAGCGCGGCGAGGTCTGGGATATTGAGTATCCGCTGACCCAGCGCCAGAATGCGGAGGCATACGGGCATGGACCCGTCGTTGTGGTTTCTGCCGATGACTTTAATGCCAGCGCCATCCAGACTGTCCTTGTGGCCGTGTTGACGTCCAATATCCGGCTTCAGGCTGCGCCGGGCAATGTGTTGCTGCTGGCGGACGAACACAACGGGCTGGCCCAGGACAGCGTTCTGAACGTCTCTCAGGTGTTGGTGGTGGACAAGACGCGTCTGGAGCGGTGTCGGGGGCAGCTCAATAGAATCAGCCTGGATTTGCTGGATATGGGCTTGAAATTGGTCTTCGCCTTGAAGTGA